In Pseudomonas deceptionensis, a single window of DNA contains:
- a CDS encoding sensor domain-containing protein: MPNVTPSTPANASSQLLGTPVRGTLKSALAALVLLLLAMLFWLLIEQFQETLQQERQTSINYSADLADHISLSMALRAETALNLLPVDQSPKDLHQQQLLVTQLRQSLPALQSAALLSPAGEVLLDSTGTSPDAAYLADWFRHTPSSSRTEGYYYSNNNDGSVVYLLLRQPSGAINGYWLLRMTPDLLQNLTHQSAGSRPQWLVENTQSRNVVSRMDKSITPAVTLTPRDEEDTVLLTSISHSDWQLRGLFDDRQAVEQLLPGLIVKCLLGLLFSMLPLIALLNMRRRQRQLHEGRRRYHDIFEGTGVALCVLDMSSLPGFLEREKLHDSDSLKLWLNDRPEHRRQLFEQLRITEVNQVAMQLLSVESGDGAWQKLINGCPQTISAIGYRIVEAVLDQQQQLELEIRLTNADGQDQHLWLVLRLPVDRQEYHAVILSISDITSRKLIELSLQERESFWSDVVRTVPDHLYVQNVITQQIIFSNHHLGQTLGYSDAELQQMGAYFWELLLHPEDAERYHHLRQQQRLDGYKVLMQCQLRFRHHHGNWRCFEIREQAFARDTGDQVTRIVGVAKDITDQIEASESLRDSEQRYRMLAESISDIIFSTDSTLQLNYLSPSIQTVLGYEAQWVFNNGWQSIIATPQQLTGIYGLIERVSAALDKPQQLSALRSQVQSQLFLLDCLRADGHKVPIELRLVLVWDENDAFEGILGVGRDISQQRRAEKDLRMAATVFEHSTSAILITDPAGYIVQANEAFSRVSGYAVAQVLDQLPSMLTVDPQQSAQLAYVLKQLHLHGTWEGEVWLKRLNGEHYPAWVGINAVLDDEGDLASYVCFFSDISERKASEQRIHRLAYYDALTHLPNRTLFQDRLHTALQQAERNKSWVVLMFLDLDRFKPINDSLGHAAGDRMLKDMAIRLLACVSDDDTVARMGGDEFTLLLQPRASRQMALNRAISVAEQILASLVKPFVLESREFFVTASIGIALSPQDGNELSQLMKNADTAMYHAKERGKNNFQFYQADMNASALERLELESDLRHALEQKEFILYYQPQFSGDGKRLTGVEALLRWNHPRRGLVPPGDFIPVLEELGLVVEVGDWVLAEACRQLKLWHQVKVRVPKVSVNISARQFSDGQLGTRIANILKKTGLSPACLELELTESILMREVSEALHILASLKNLGLSIAVDDFGTGYSSLNYLKQFPIDVLKIDRTFVDGLPSGEQDAQIARAIIAMAHSLNLAVIAEGVETHEQLDFLREHGCDEVQGYLFGRPMPAHLLVKQLKAASDELQN; the protein is encoded by the coding sequence TTGCCCAATGTCACACCATCCACTCCCGCCAACGCATCCAGCCAATTACTTGGTACGCCTGTGCGCGGGACGTTAAAAAGTGCGTTGGCGGCCCTGGTTCTACTGTTGCTGGCAATGCTCTTCTGGTTATTGATCGAACAGTTCCAGGAAACCCTGCAACAAGAACGCCAGACCAGCATCAATTACAGCGCCGACCTGGCCGATCACATCAGCCTGAGCATGGCGCTCAGGGCCGAGACAGCCCTCAACCTGCTACCCGTCGACCAGTCACCGAAAGACCTGCACCAACAACAGCTACTGGTCACGCAACTACGCCAATCCCTGCCGGCCCTGCAAAGCGCGGCCTTGCTCAGCCCGGCGGGCGAGGTATTGCTCGACAGTACCGGCACCAGCCCCGACGCTGCCTACCTGGCTGACTGGTTCCGCCACACCCCTTCGAGCAGCCGCACCGAAGGCTACTACTACAGCAACAATAATGACGGCAGCGTCGTCTACTTATTGTTACGCCAGCCCAGCGGCGCCATTAATGGTTACTGGCTGCTGCGCATGACCCCGGACCTGCTGCAAAACCTGACACATCAAAGCGCCGGCAGCCGGCCGCAATGGCTGGTCGAAAACACGCAGAGCCGCAACGTGGTCAGCCGTATGGATAAATCCATCACACCGGCTGTCACCCTGACCCCTCGCGATGAAGAGGACACCGTACTGCTGACCTCCATCAGCCATAGCGACTGGCAACTGCGCGGGTTGTTCGATGACCGCCAGGCGGTTGAGCAGTTGCTGCCGGGGCTGATCGTCAAATGCCTGCTCGGCTTGCTGTTTTCGATGTTGCCGCTTATCGCACTGTTGAACATGCGCCGCCGCCAGCGTCAGCTGCATGAAGGACGCCGGCGCTATCACGATATTTTTGAAGGCACCGGCGTCGCGCTGTGCGTGCTCGACATGTCCAGCTTGCCGGGCTTCCTTGAGCGCGAAAAGCTGCACGACAGCGACAGCCTCAAGCTATGGCTGAACGATCGCCCCGAGCATCGTCGCCAGCTGTTTGAACAACTGCGCATCACCGAAGTGAACCAGGTGGCCATGCAACTGCTGTCGGTCGAATCAGGGGACGGCGCCTGGCAAAAGCTGATCAATGGTTGCCCGCAAACCATCTCGGCCATTGGGTATCGGATCGTCGAAGCCGTACTCGATCAACAGCAGCAGCTCGAACTGGAAATAAGGCTGACCAATGCCGATGGCCAGGATCAGCATTTATGGCTGGTACTGCGCCTGCCTGTGGACCGTCAGGAGTATCACGCCGTCATCCTGAGCATCAGCGACATCACCAGCCGCAAGCTGATCGAGTTGTCCCTGCAGGAACGCGAAAGCTTTTGGTCCGATGTGGTGCGCACCGTACCCGACCACCTCTATGTGCAAAATGTAATTACCCAACAGATCATCTTCAGCAACCATCACCTTGGGCAAACCCTGGGCTACAGCGACGCCGAGCTGCAGCAAATGGGCGCTTACTTCTGGGAGCTGCTGCTGCACCCCGAAGACGCCGAGCGCTATCACCACTTGCGCCAGCAGCAACGGCTCGATGGCTACAAGGTCCTGATGCAATGCCAATTGCGCTTTCGCCACCACCACGGCAACTGGCGCTGCTTCGAGATCCGCGAGCAGGCCTTCGCCCGTGACACCGGCGATCAAGTCACGCGCATTGTCGGGGTGGCCAAAGACATCACCGACCAAATCGAAGCCAGCGAATCGTTGCGCGACAGCGAACAGCGTTACCGGATGCTGGCCGAAAGCATCAGCGACATTATTTTCTCCACCGACAGCACGTTGCAGCTGAACTACCTCAGCCCGTCAATACAGACAGTACTGGGCTACGAAGCGCAATGGGTGTTCAACAACGGCTGGCAATCGATTATCGCCACGCCACAGCAACTGACCGGCATTTACGGCCTGATCGAACGCGTCAGTGCTGCCCTGGACAAACCCCAGCAACTATCAGCCCTGCGTTCCCAGGTGCAAAGTCAGCTGTTCCTGCTCGATTGCCTGCGCGCAGACGGCCATAAAGTCCCCATCGAGTTGCGCCTGGTGCTGGTATGGGATGAGAACGATGCCTTCGAAGGCATTTTGGGCGTCGGCCGTGATATCAGTCAGCAGCGCCGGGCCGAAAAAGACCTGCGCATGGCCGCGACGGTATTCGAACACTCCACCTCGGCCATCCTGATTACCGACCCCGCAGGCTATATCGTGCAAGCCAACGAAGCCTTCAGCCGGGTCAGCGGTTACGCAGTGGCCCAGGTGCTCGACCAATTGCCGAGCATGCTGACGGTCGACCCCCAGCAGAGTGCGCAACTTGCCTATGTGCTCAAGCAACTGCATCTGCACGGCACCTGGGAAGGTGAAGTCTGGCTCAAGCGCCTCAACGGCGAACACTACCCGGCCTGGGTCGGCATCAATGCGGTGCTCGATGACGAGGGCGATCTGGCCAGCTATGTGTGTTTTTTCAGTGACATCAGCGAGCGCAAGGCCAGCGAACAGCGGATTCACCGCCTGGCCTATTACGACGCTCTGACCCACCTGCCCAACCGCACCCTCTTCCAGGACCGTCTGCACACGGCACTGCAACAGGCCGAGCGCAACAAGTCGTGGGTGGTGCTGATGTTCCTCGACCTCGACCGTTTCAAGCCCATCAACGACTCACTGGGCCACGCGGCAGGCGACCGCATGCTCAAGGACATGGCTATTCGCCTGCTTGCCTGCGTCAGCGACGACGATACCGTCGCACGCATGGGTGGCGACGAGTTCACCCTCCTCTTGCAGCCTCGGGCATCACGCCAAATGGCCTTGAACCGGGCTATCAGTGTGGCCGAGCAAATCCTCGCCAGCCTGGTGAAACCCTTTGTGCTCGAAAGCCGCGAGTTTTTCGTAACGGCCAGCATTGGCATCGCCCTGAGCCCGCAAGACGGCAACGAACTCAGCCAACTGATGAAAAACGCCGACACCGCGATGTATCACGCCAAGGAGCGCGGCAAAAACAACTTCCAGTTCTATCAGGCGGACATGAACGCCAGCGCCCTGGAGCGCCTGGAGCTCGAAAGCGACCTGCGCCATGCGCTGGAACAGAAAGAATTCATCCTGTACTACCAACCGCAATTCAGCGGCGACGGTAAACGCCTGACCGGAGTCGAGGCGCTGTTGCGCTGGAACCATCCGAGACGCGGCCTGGTACCGCCCGGCGACTTTATTCCAGTACTCGAAGAGCTGGGCCTGGTGGTGGAAGTGGGCGACTGGGTGCTGGCAGAAGCCTGCCGCCAGCTCAAGCTTTGGCACCAGGTCAAAGTGCGCGTGCCCAAAGTCTCGGTCAACATCTCGGCGCGCCAGTTCTCCGATGGCCAACTGGGCACGCGCATCGCCAATATCCTCAAGAAAACCGGCCTGTCGCCTGCCTGCCTGGAGCTTGAGCTGACCGAAAGCATCCTGATGCGCGAAGTCAGCGAGGCCCTGCACATTCTGGCCAGCCTGAAAAACCTCGGCCTGAGTATCGCCGTAGACGACTTTGGCACCGGTTACTCGTCGCTCAACTACCTCAAGCAATTCCCCATCGACGTGCTGAAAATCGACCGCACCTTTGTCGACGGCCTGCCCTCAGGTGAACAGGACGCCCAGATAGCCCGGGCGATCATTGCGATGGCCCACAGCCTGAACCTTGCCGTTATCGCCGAAGGTGTAGAGACCCACGAACAACTGGATTTCTTGCGCGAGCACGGCTGCGATGAGGTGCAAGGCTACCTCTTCGGGCGGCCGATGCCCGCTCATTTGCTGGTCAAGCAGCTGAAAGCAGCGAGTGATGAGCTGCAAAACTGA